The Anaerotignum propionicum DSM 1682 sequence CCGCTAACCTTTTCAATAAACACATTCTCAACAGGTATATTATGCTCTTTAGCTTTAACCTCTTGCCTAGCTGTATTCTGTTCTTTGGTGGATACTCTGATATAAAAATAAGTCTGCATACAATCACCCCTTAGAATGATTATAGCAAATAGTTCGTTTAGAGTCAATATTATTTACGAACGTTTTTAGTATGAATTTACAACGAATCTATCACAAAAACTAGCGTTCATAAAATGATTTTTTAGAATATACCTCAAACGAACGCTTTTATTCCTCATTTTCATCATCTTTACTACCATCAAAGAACGAAACTACAATGTTTTCTGTGGTATTTTTTTCTATGTTCAAATCGGTTTTCAAGTATCCATTTAACCTTAATCCAGTTTCCAACGCTTTCATTACCGTTCTATTGTCCTTACATTCGAGCATTTTATCAAGCTTATCCATGTATTTAGCTAAACTTACCTTATACAATCTTTCACACGCTCTTCTATACTCTTCCTGCCAAATTGTATTGTCAATCCATCCGTACAAAGTTGTACGAGATACGCCTAACTTTCTACACGCTTCCCTCTTATTACCACCGTTATCCAATAATTCTACAATCATTTTTAACTGAATCGGTGATAACTCTTCATGAACTTTGAATCTTCCTCTTACATCTCTTTCATTGTTAGCCATACTATCACTTCCTTTCATTTGTTTCTATTCATAAAATACAATTCCCTTAAACATTCGTTTATGATTTCTAGCTGCTTTTCATTGGACATTTTTTTCTTGTGTTGGATATTAAAAATACATAGTTCCCCTTCATCATTTAAGCGAAAGAAACCATCATATTTTAACATCCCTACATTGTCGGAATAGAGGAGAATTTTGTCTCTTGGCAAACCATCAAGTTTTAACATAGTGTCATTCTGAATTTGCTCATAATATCTTTCGTAACTAATTGGACAAAACTCAATTTTTGTAATTGTCATTTTTTCTGCTCCTTTCTGACATCAAAAACTATATTCTCTTTTTCTAATTCAATAATTTTCTTTTCTGCTGTCTCTAACCATTTTAAATACAATTCACATCTATCTTTATACCATTCAGCCCGTTCAGTTTCATTACTCCAAGGTACACACATTTTTATTAACCTCCTGTAATATTATCTTTCAATCACTGGCACACTTCCCTTATTGCCAACCCTTAAGCCCAACACGTCCGCAAAATCTCTAGTCTTAATATAAGTAATTCCGTCCTTACGAATCATATCAACCTTACATTCCTTACCATCAACAATAATTGTACCCTGTTCTACCATTTCATTCTCCTTTGGTGACTTCCATTCCTTACTAACCTCAAAATGCGGCTTATCTGGTGTACTCCAAGTACCACCCCAAGTTATACCTAACCTTTTAGCAACCTCTCCACACTTGGAGAAGAAAGTATTATCTGAATATTCACGGCCACGAACATTTTGACAAATATCCCATGCCATTCTATCAGTATGCCTACTATTCTTTGTCCATGTAACAATATTCCCTGCCCTAGTTCTACCCTGTTCATATAGCCAATTCTGCCGAATCTGAGGACGGTAAGTTTCAGTAATGCAAACATTCAAGCCTACCTTTTTACACTCGTCAAGGAAGAGATTACAAGCTATTTGAGCCAATGGAGATAACTCTTTAATGTCTCTGCAAGCTTTGATAATATCACTCATTGTTATTATCCCCTTTGTCATTCAATTTCTTAATCTGAGTGCCAAAATAGAAACCAATTACAACTGTAAATATGGTAAGGAACTGTTCTCCTGTTATCCTACCTACAATAGCCAAATAGGAAAATACGCCACTCAATAAGATTGTAATAATACTTTTCACCGTCAACAAATTCTGAATTGTCACCTTTGAATTATCTCTCATGTTTACTTACACCTGCCTTAAGTTTAAAATAAATTTTCTTGCATGATAGATATAAAAATTTAATGAACAACTCAATCAAGCTTACAATAATAATAATCACTGGCACAACAAACAATGAAGAAACAACAAACATACTTACCAATGTCCATAGTACCGAAAATGTTAAAAAACTCATAAATATTTACCTCCTTATGTGTATAGAAAAAGGAGAGAGCAATTTAACACCCTCCCCTAAACAATGTTTAGTGCTGAATTATAAAATATCGTCAATGTCCTCAACATCAAGCATTCTTACATATTTAACCAACCTATGATTATTATTTTCGCACCACACAGAGAATTTATTGATATTTACAAGTAAGCCTGTTACCTCTCTATTATCAATAGTCTTGGTAATGCTTCTCAGCATAGTCTTATGGCTGTCTATGTATTCCTCTAACGTTTTCTTAGTGTACATCCATAAAATCCCATTGTATTCGTCAATGTAACAATAACAGTTAGCTTTGGAATTATAGTACCAACCTTTTTTACCTGTGTCCTGATACATTTCGATAAACATATTCCCTGACCTGTGCATTACAGAGTCAAATTTTACATCAAATCTTGCTGTCGTGCCATCTTGATACTGGACAATGAAGTCAATACCACTTTCAATTCCCAGAAATCCGTCTGTACCTACATTAATACAAATAATACCTTTGTCAATGCAGAAATCATGAAACCATTTCTCTCCTACTTTACCATGCTCTAAGTCTTTATTAAATTGCAAATTGCTCATTCTGTTAATCCACGCTTACCTTTCTTTGTGTCCATCGTTAGTTGTTTGTTGTTTACCCTATAAGGATTGCTCTATAAGTTAAAACCCTTAGCTGCAAACTTGCTTGTCAGCAAGTTCACACCTTGTCTTGTGTTCCACAAGCCAGTATTAACCTTTAGTTTTTATTTAGATAATTTACTCTGGATATTACATTTTAACTTTAAATAATTAACCTTTAAGATTATTCCTAACTATTGTACTTTACACTTGTTACCACTCTGATAAGATATAAGAAGGACAAAACGGCCGTAAAGCTTGTAAATACAGCATTTCTTTGAAAATTTAGGGGGTAATTTTTACCCCTTTTTTTCTCTAAAAGGGGGTAATTTTTACCCCTTTTTGTAAGAAACTTTACTCCATTTGCTATCTTTGAATAGTTCAACTATACCCCTTTTTATGTCTCTACCACGAAAAAATAAATAAGGATTGACAGCAATACAATTCATTTCTTTATTACATTTTTCATCAAACCATTTTATTTTTTTTATGACATCTTTCTTCTCTAATGATGCAACTAATTTTTTTACGTTGGTATAATCTCTATGTATTATGTCTGCAATATCTGTTATTTTCATAGGTTTATCATTAATTCTTAATATGTTGTCGTTGTATGATATGTAGTTAATAAGTGTACTAATTGTTATAACCTCTGTGCCTGTTAATTCCTCATATAATTCATTGCAGTCACAAAGGTATACTTTGACAAATGGAACTGTTTTGTTAAAATTAGTTATGTATTCTGCAACGTGTTCATCTTGTTGTTTGGTAACAATTCTGTCACCCTCGCATAATTCCATGATGATTTCACCAGTAGTAATATCAATTACATTATGCCCCGTCTTAACTTTTTCTGATTTAACCATATTACAATAATCTTATCCTTTCTTATTTCTCTTGAATTCCTCACACTTGATACACCACATGTCATATACTTTTGCACTGGCGGCTGTGTCGAATACCCAAAACTTTTTCATCGTTCCATAATGGATGTCTACATCTAATGGCAATACACCATGTTCAATGTAGTATCTTGCTTGTGTGGGATTGTAAATATACTTTTTTTGGCTCATGTGTTTAGTCTCCTTTTTTTGAAAATCACCCTATCCAATTACTGAATAACTGGACAGGGAGATATATTATATTTATCTGTCTTAGTTATGCTTTGCTTTTAATTGAGCAATTTCTTGACGTTTTTCTTCCATCCAATCATCAAGTTTCTTGTCAATTTCATCACCTTCATTAACGAACTTGTCCATATATTCTTGAGACTTCTCTTTGTCACCAAAATAAAATTCACGCCAAGCAACGGCTAACCAAAAAATAGATGTTCTAGTATGAAAATTGGAAGATAAGAAATCATCTAACAATAAATCATTTAATGAATAGTTGCGTTTATTTTCGCTATGTAAATAATGTGCTGGTATTGTTACAATTCCCAAATCTTTACACGCTCTAACACGTTGGTGTCCAGAAATAATAGTATTATCACGAGTAATAATTACTGGTTGAATGATTCCATATTTTTCTATGCTAGTAAGAAAATTTAAATAATTTCTTCCTTTCATTTCTGGAAAATAAAAATCATGATTTGGAAATGGTTTTAACTCGTCGACAAAAATTTCATATGTATTCTCATCAAGTGTTCTATCAACAATGTTCCAGAAATCATTTACATTCTTCTTGTAATCTTTAATTCTCTCTTTCATTTCTCTTGTGGAAATGTTTTGCAAATCATTTTCATTCATAAAATCTTCTCTATCATCTACTGGTAACTCAGCTAAAAGATATAACTTTGTTGAATCCAAATTAGAAATCGCTTGCGAATTTGAACCAAACTCACGAGTAATTTTCATTAATTGGTTCGCTGTACGTTGGCTAAAATCAACTTCATTTTCAAGCCATTCTCCAAATTTACCATGTGGAAGTGATTCTTTTACTTTGATTAAGATTTCACCCATTTTAATAACATTGTTCATTGTTGCGTCTTTAAGTCTAATAAATTCCTTTGTCATTACTTTAATTTCATCATCTTGCATTACTTTAATTTCGTTTGTCATTTTTGATTCGCTCCTTTTGTGTTTTAAAATCACTTCTCCATTAACTTCTCCATTAATTCTTTACTGTACTCGAATACGAATACACTTCTCTTGCCGTCAATATCATTCTTATCTGGTTTAATATCAATCATGGTAAAACCTTCTTTCAATAACTTTCGTGCTGCTTTGGCTGTGAAAATTACGATTGAATCTTTGTTCATGGGGAGTCCTCCTTTCTTGTGTGGTGAGTTTGGTTGTCGGTAATTCAGACATCCGAAAAGTTACTAATTGTCACATTAGAATTCTAAAGTATCTTTGGTATACTTTTGAATTGTCGGGATAGTCGACTTTTGGATATGCATATTGTGCATTTCTTTTTTTTCGGAAACGCATCGCATGTGCCGAAACTGGCACCTCCGATTTTTGGACAATAAAAAACCACTAAGAGTTATTTCTCTTAATGGTTGGATAAACGTTACTATTAAATTTTCTAAATATGTCCTCCATAGTAGCGGTATTTTAAAACCCATAAAATGTGGACTATTTTATTTTTAGTCGTTTAAAATAATCCATGAGTTGTGGGTGAAGAACCTCGTGGGACATATCGTTACATTTTATACTCTCTACCTTATAGGAAAATCTCAGTCTTGTTAGGTATCACCTGTAAAGCTAGAGAAATCAAGGGTTGCAAGCAAAAATTTTAATTCTAATCATCGTGACAATTTATATATACTATTACCATATAGGAAAATCTCAATTTGAAAATGCATGTCCAGAAAAGCCTGTAAAATCAAAGGATGTAGACGATTTATAAGAATTTTAGAATATATCCTAAATTGCTAAATTTGATTTATATTCACGATTTCGTTCTAATTGCTTATCATAAGCACAAGCTTTACAATATTTTTGGTTATTTGTGTTTCGTCTAACTAATATCCCACAATCAGCACATCTGATATATTTTTCACCTTTACCCTAATATACAGAAAAAATGAATTGTCCACAAATGGCTTAATATCAACGAAAACTAGGGTTTTCTATTTCGCTATAATTGGGGATTCACAAATTGCATTCTCACATCTTTTATTACACTTTTTGCTCGTCCCCTTATTGTCATTATCTCTGTTTTTGAAAATGGTTGCTAACCCTTGAAAAACCTACATTTTATAGGTGTTTAGACTAGACTACCTCATTTTTTTGTCCCCTAAAGCTGAAAAATTATGCAAAATTTTATTTACTATTACCATAATATAGATAAAAATAAAAATACTTGTAATCCTTGATTTTACTAGGTTTGCAAGATTTTCTAATTACGAGAATTAAAATATTTTTCTTTTTGATTACTTGCTCTCCACAATATGTAGGGAAACAAAAATATTAGTTTTTGCTGTATTTTCAAGGGTTTCAATGGATTTTTCAAAAATCTCCATTATAGGGGTTCATCATTTCATCATCGCCATCCCAAGAATCATAGTCATCATAATCATTAAAGAAATTCCCTAGTAAAACATACTTGAAATTACTTGTCAAAGGATGCTTTGGTTGATATTTATATCTTACATCTGTGTCCTTTGCTCTTCGTTTTCTATAACCTAAAAATTCATGTAATTCATGTTTTACTTCTTCTATTTCCTTTTTCAGCTTTGCATCATTCAAATCTATTTTAGAGGGATTAATTCTTTTAAGTGCAATATTGGTACAAGTATCAACAAAGATTAAATTGTCTGGTGAATTGTTCCATGGGTTCATATCTATCTGTTTCAAAATATATTTTTCTTTTGTTCCTGATAATCCAAAAGCATTGGCAACTAAACTTTTCACCCAAAATTTTTTTCGTTTAAAAAGAATATATGTGTCATGTTTACATAATGATTTTTCAATATGTTGCTCCATAATAAATGTATATCTTTTTGCGCCTTTCTTTTTGTAACCTTTATCACATCTAATTCTACCTTTATTACTTGCTGAAAATCCTTCCAGCAATTCTACGTTTTTTATTGGTTTCCAAGTTTCTTGTATTTCCATTTTTCTCCTTTTGAAATTGTGGTTTTATGTGGTTATCAAATTTTTATAAATTTAATCTTCCATAAGATTAAATGATATGTTATAATGATTTATCAGAAAATTAATACATATCATTCATCCTATGGTGAGTGGCTAGGCTGTCAGTATATTAGATATTGGCAGCTTTTTATTTTTGTGTACTGTCAATATAAGCCAATACATCTTTTCTCTCAAGTTCGTCATATACCATATGAATAGTTCTAGTACTGAAATCACCAAGGTAATTACAAACTTCCATTGCATTTTTCCATCTATCATCATTACTCCAATGCTCTGCTAATTGCAAACCATCTCTAGTTATGTCAAAAAGTTTTTCTTCAACTTTAATTATTGTTTTTGTAAAACCATCTGTTATATGTCTATCTACGAGCATCTCTTCTAATGCAGTTTTTATCATTTCCAAGTTATAACCATTAGCATCATCTGGTTGAATAATTGGATACTTCGCACCATTATAATCTTCTGATTCTTTCATATTTTCCATTGTTACTAAAATTTTTCTTTTAAGTTCCATCATTTTTTTGTTGTCCATAAATTGTTCTCCTTTTTTAATTAACTCTTTTGACAGTGACTAATAATACATTTCTACTTAATTCTTATGTACTTCGCTAGGTCATTTACATCACCACTTTCTTTACTTACCAACTAAAGAATATTTGTTCTCCTTACGCTAATATAATACTCCTGTTAGCACTCGTTGTAAATGACTGCTAACAAATTATTTTTCGACAAATAACGTCAACATGATAGTGTGTATTAAATATCACACATGGGGTATGTCGCATTTCGTTACCCACCTACATATCTACCGTTTCAGGTGTCGTGAAACCCGACAGCTTGAATTCCCCGTTGTACCTGACAAGTCGTTGTGAACGACTTAGGTATACCCTGTTTTGGGGTAGCACCTTTACAATGTGTACCCTTTTTATATTCATCTTACAAGTGTTTATGGAAGGTTTCCCGACTCTGCGACCAAACTTTGACGATGTATTTTGTACTTTCTAATAAGCATTAATAAAAACTCCTCCCCAATTGTACCACTACCCCATTCTCAATTACTGGCGGTACTGATAGTAACTTCTCTTTTTCCTTGTGAAGTTTGTCAATATCCTTTTGAAGTTCAGATATAAGAAAATTTTGTGCTTCTATAATGTCTAGCAAGTCTTCATAGCCCATTGCTTCTTGTTCTGCTCTGTTTGCGTTCATTGCTGTATTCATTGTGTTTGTCCTCCTTTAGGATAAAAAAGTTTAATTTACGCTTGACAACATTGGTTTTAAAAATATCATTCAGGTGGATTGTTTTGAGCGAAAATAGAGTTTTCCCAATGTCGGGACAGATACCTCTATTTAATATCACTCTGGAGCCATTGCCCGTCGCTTAATCCTGTACGAGTTTAGCTTTTGCTAATAAGCCTAATAGCCAAGTAGGTATATCCCCTTGTCAGCTTATATCCTCTTATACCGTTCCACCCTCTTATTCTTTAGTTATTGTGAGTTTGCATAAGACTGAAATCTCACTGACGCATATAATCCCTAGTACAGTTTAGGGAATTACTGCGAATGATTTTGTGCATCGGCTCATTACACCTTATATTATTTAGTTCTCACATTTCCGAAAAAAAAGAAATGCTAAAACAAGGAAATTGTATGCTTTCAAACCTTTATGTATAAAACAGATTATTCACTTTTATTTCTTAGTGATGTCACTTTGATTATTATAATACTCATATTTCATAGTGATGTCAATATGCAATATTGATTTTTATTTATTTTTGATTTATAATGATGTCAGAATGAATACTAAGGAGTGTTTAGAATGGCAACCGAAAAAAGAGCATTCACTATGAGAATGCAAAATGATAATTTTGAAAAGATTAAATTTTTAGCAGAACAAAACAAACGCTCTATTGCTATGCAAATTGAATATTTAATTGAAAAAGCAGTTTCCGAATATGAAAATGAACATGGAAAAATTGAAATTGATGAAGATGAGTTATATAAGTAAAAGGTACTATTTTGAATAGCACCTTTTTTTATTGCTTGATTATCCAATGGGTAAAAAATAGAACAAAAGAAGAAGATAAATGTACAGATGTTAATCACCTCCGAAAGGAGTGGTTAAAATTATGATTAATACTTATCTAATGATTAATACTTATTTAAATAGCAAATCCAACAAAATAATGTTGGAATCGCTATAAGCTACTTAAGTACAGACAACAAAATAATGTTGGAATCGCTATAATGGGGATTTTACTGGATTGAATCGAGGTTAAGTAGTAGACAAACTGGTAAGTACTGAATACGATTTCGTGCTGAGTACCCCTCACTTTGAGGGTAACTGATTAACCAATCCAATCTTGGACTCGTTAGAGACTGCCATTTGGTTGTCTCACCGAGTACCCCAAAACGGGGAGGTGTCGGTGTTATACCGATACCCCTTTGAAGGGGGAACGTGAAAGTTTAATATAGACATGGTGCATTAAATTTCATGCAGCACTCGTATATTTTGTACGAGGGGTTTAAATTGGTTTGATTTCAAAGTCAAATCAATAAAAGATTGATACCCCTTTGAAGGTGAATCAAAAATAGCCTTGACTTAAAATGCAATATATCACCCTAGAATTGATTGTAATATTGTAAGTAATGAATTGCTCAAGAAAAGTATTATCGTTGAAATTAGAGGTGGAAAACGTGTATTTTCCCTAAGGATATAGGTAAAGAAATCAAAGTAAACATTGTTTAGTGTGAGGGTCTGTAAAACACCGATACCTTTTTCAGTTAATTCATCAATAGTATTGATAGCTTTAGATGATACCCTATTTTGGGGTATGGACGTTTCGGCTACCCCTTTACAATGTCAGAACGAAATTCGTACTAAGATAATCATTAGTGTCAACACGAAATCGTGTTCAGTCAAAATTATAGGCTATGCTTCAGACTTCCATTTTTACCCCGCATATCTAACGTATACATTAGCGTAGAAAATTTTGATAGCACAGGTGACTAATTCATAGGGTAAAAAATAACCCCTTAGAAAGCTGTATAAATGCTTTAAAAGGGGTATTGGTTTTATTAACTATAAATTCATTAGTACACTTGTTTTCTTACTCTGATAAATCACATCATCGTCTTTAATGCCATTCAGATATATTTGTGTTATTGAGACATTTTCATGCCCTAATAGTCTACTGAGTGAATAAATGTCCAATCCGTTCATTAGTTGCATATGAGCAAAGGTATGTCTGCAAGTATGGGGCGAAACCCTTATATCTTTTGATACGTTTGCATATTCTCCTGCATCTTTTACAATTCTCTCCACCATTTCCCGTGAAAGTTTTCTACAGTTCTTACTGAGAAAAAATTCTTTTTCAATTAAATTTCTATCCATAAAGCGTTCTTCTCTTATGACTTGATATTTAAAGATATACTTCGCAAGAAATGGGCTTTTAGGTACAACCCTATCTTTGCTACCCTTACCACACTTGATTAATATATAATCATCTTTAATATCTTCCTCTTTTAAATCTATTAATTCAGACAACCTAATCCCAGTATCAAAAAACATTGCAATGATAGTCTTGTTTCTAACATCCAAAAAGGTTCTTCCGTTATAGTACTCAAGCATTTTTCTTATATCCTCTTTAGTGAAGGTTCTGATTATTACTTTTTCTTTTCTAATACTTCCGACTTCTTCTGTTGGAATGTTATCAATATAACCTTCCTTGTAAAAATATCTAAACATTGTTTTATATGTGCTTAGGATACTATTGATATAATTTGGCTTATTTCTAGCTCTTTGTTTTGCCATAAGATATTGCTTAATGTGCTGTGGTGTTACATCCTCAACTTCAGTAATCCCTTTCTGATTCAAATAATCAATCAAATAATTTATGTGCAAATTATAAATTCTTAATGTTCTTGGAGAGAACTTTTTGTACTCACACTCAAATAAATATTCATTTGCTATTGTTCTTAAATCCATAAAAATAGTCCCTTCCTCTCGCTAGTTTTTAACAAAAGGAAAAGACTATTTCATTATCATAATTGATTTTTAAACAACTTTAGTGCTTATCATACTAAATTAATGATTATCATAATAGAGGTTTAGTATTAATAAATATAAAGTTTACAAAAACTCAAAATTTACTGATTTCACTGGTTATCCACAGAATACATATGGGCAATTAAATCAACAACTTTATTACTATAACCCCATTCATTATCATACCACGCAATTAATTTTACAAAGTTATCATCCAGGATGATTCCGGCTTTTTCGTCAAAAATACAGGTGTTGGGGTCTCCCAAAAGGTCACAAGAAACGATTTCATCGTTCATGTAACTGATAATACCTTTCATTGTTGTTTTGGAAGCCTCTTTCAGCTTTTCGCATATTTGCTCATAGGTAGCAGGTGTTTTTAACCTTGCCGTCAAATCCACTACAGAAACATCATTTGTAGGTACACGGAAAGACATACCAGTCAGTTTGCCCTGCAATTCGGGGATAACACGTCCAACTGCTTTTGCTGCTCCCGTTGAAGATGGAATGATATTTCCAAAAACAGAACGTCCTGTTCTCCAGTCTCGTCCCGCTCTGGCATCTACTGCCTTTTGCTTTGCCGTAGCAGAATGAATGGTAGACATCAAACCCTGCTCAATGCCAAAGTTATCATGAACAACTTTTACCAGCGGTGCCAAACAGTTTGTTGTGCAAGAAGCATTGGATACAATATCCTGTTCTTTCTTATATTCCAAATGATTTACACCCATTACAAAGGTCGGCATAACATCATCCTTAGATGGAGCAGTTAAAATTACTTTTTTTGCTCCTCCAATTTTATGTAATCCTGCTTTTAAAACTGTATTATATGCCCCTGTGGATTCAATAATATACTCTGCACCACATTCTGCCCAAGGGATTAAGCCAGCATCACTCTCACTGAATACACGAATTTTTTTACCATTGACGATGATACAATTCTCTCCGATTTCAATTTCTCCATTAAAGCGTCCAAAAACACTATCATATTTTAACTGATAAACCATATAGTCTAACTCAGCATTTCTTAAATTTATGCCGCAAAGTTCAAATTCGTCATGACGGTTCATTAAAACTCTGAAAACAACTCTGCCGATCCGCCCAAAACCATTGATACCAACCTTAATTGCCATTAGTGTATCCCCTCTCATTGTTCGAAAAACTATTCTGCAATGAATATTGTAGCACAATTAGCAAAAAAAAAAGCTGAAAATCAGCAAATAAATAATTTTCAGAACTCTAACCAGAATCCTTCCATTTTATGTTTTTAAGTTTATGAAAACTAGATATGAAAGCGGGACGTTTTTCGTCCTAAACCTTATTTTTGCATAAATTTGTGGGACGTTTTTTGTCCTATATTATATTTACTCTTTTTTAAACGAAAAAAATCTCTCAGAAAATAAAACTAGCAGTTTAATTTAATTTCTTTTCATTACCCGTCTTTAACAAGTTTTAAGCTTGTATTTTTGTATAACTCTTTATAGCAGAAGCCCCCTTCTTCACTATTTTTGTGAAGAAAGGGAGCTTATCTTCATTCAATTTATTTTTTTATTATGCGTTGTCAACACTGTTCATATGAATGATCAAATCCAGTGCTTTATT is a genomic window containing:
- a CDS encoding helix-turn-helix domain-containing protein, whose product is MANNERDVRGRFKVHEELSPIQLKMIVELLDNGGNKREACRKLGVSRTTLYGWIDNTIWQEEYRRACERLYKVSLAKYMDKLDKMLECKDNRTVMKALETGLRLNGYLKTDLNIEKNTTENIVVSFFDGSKDDENEE
- a CDS encoding M15 family metallopeptidase; the encoded protein is MSDIIKACRDIKELSPLAQIACNLFLDECKKVGLNVCITETYRPQIRQNWLYEQGRTRAGNIVTWTKNSRHTDRMAWDICQNVRGREYSDNTFFSKCGEVAKRLGITWGGTWSTPDKPHFEVSKEWKSPKENEMVEQGTIIVDGKECKVDMIRKDGITYIKTRDFADVLGLRVGNKGSVPVIER
- a CDS encoding DUF3102 domain-containing protein, with translation MTNEIKVMQDDEIKVMTKEFIRLKDATMNNVIKMGEILIKVKESLPHGKFGEWLENEVDFSQRTANQLMKITREFGSNSQAISNLDSTKLYLLAELPVDDREDFMNENDLQNISTREMKERIKDYKKNVNDFWNIVDRTLDENTYEIFVDELKPFPNHDFYFPEMKGRNYLNFLTSIEKYGIIQPVIITRDNTIISGHQRVRACKDLGIVTIPAHYLHSENKRNYSLNDLLLDDFLSSNFHTRTSIFWLAVAWREFYFGDKEKSQEYMDKFVNEGDEIDKKLDDWMEEKRQEIAQLKAKHN
- a CDS encoding tyrosine-type recombinase/integrase; its protein translation is MDLRTIANEYLFECEYKKFSPRTLRIYNLHINYLIDYLNQKGITEVEDVTPQHIKQYLMAKQRARNKPNYINSILSTYKTMFRYFYKEGYIDNIPTEEVGSIRKEKVIIRTFTKEDIRKMLEYYNGRTFLDVRNKTIIAMFFDTGIRLSELIDLKEEDIKDDYILIKCGKGSKDRVVPKSPFLAKYIFKYQVIREERFMDRNLIEKEFFLSKNCRKLSREMVERIVKDAGEYANVSKDIRVSPHTCRHTFAHMQLMNGLDIYSLSRLLGHENVSITQIYLNGIKDDDVIYQSKKTSVLMNL
- the gap gene encoding type I glyceraldehyde-3-phosphate dehydrogenase produces the protein MAIKVGINGFGRIGRVVFRVLMNRHDEFELCGINLRNAELDYMVYQLKYDSVFGRFNGEIEIGENCIIVNGKKIRVFSESDAGLIPWAECGAEYIIESTGAYNTVLKAGLHKIGGAKKVILTAPSKDDVMPTFVMGVNHLEYKKEQDIVSNASCTTNCLAPLVKVVHDNFGIEQGLMSTIHSATAKQKAVDARAGRDWRTGRSVFGNIIPSSTGAAKAVGRVIPELQGKLTGMSFRVPTNDVSVVDLTARLKTPATYEQICEKLKEASKTTMKGIISYMNDEIVSCDLLGDPNTCIFDEKAGIILDDNFVKLIAWYDNEWGYSNKVVDLIAHMYSVDNQ